From Mobula birostris isolate sMobBir1 chromosome 8, sMobBir1.hap1, whole genome shotgun sequence, the proteins below share one genomic window:
- the LOC140202287 gene encoding C-X-C chemokine receptor type 3-like codes for MELAKAQPCSMAVAQHFLRIFAPVLYSLVLLLGVAGNGIVVAVIGRCRGPRRTATDTFLLQLAVADLLLALTLPFWAAEALAGWRFGTVLCKLVGAVFALNLYSGLLLLVCISFDRYLAIVHAVQMYKRRRPAYLHAACLAVWAFCALLAAVDLAFRDEFASSYLNGTVCTYVFPAQAADGWKLALRLTHQVLGFCLPVAVMMYCYGSIFRTVCGVQLAERQRTLRVVVAVVTVFLGCWTPYHVVLFLDTLQGLGALTSTCGLIGALDVGRPVTQGLGLAHSCLNPLIYALIGVRFRREAARVLARIGCPCARDGDRGARQGTRGKRGSSGISGSETSTTYSALW; via the coding sequence ATGGAGCTGGCCAAGGCGCAACCCTGCTCGATGGCGGTGGCGCAGCACTTCCTGCGCATCTTCGCGCCCGTCCTCTACTCCCTGGTTCTGCTGCTGGGCGTGGCAGGCAACGGGATAGTGGTGGCGGTGATTGGCCGCTGCCGGGGCCCCCGGCGCACCGCCACCGATACCTTCCTACTGCAGCTGGCCGTCGCAGACCTGCTGCTCGCTCTGACCCTTCCCTTCTGGGCGGCCGAGGCGCTGGCGGGCTGGCGCTTCGGCACGGTGCTCTGCAAGCTGGTAGGCGCCGTGTTCGCCCTCAACTTGTACAGTGGCCTGCTGCTGCTTGTCTGCATCAGCTTCGACCGCTACCTGGCCATCGTGCACGCTGTGCAGATGTACAAGCGCAGGCGTCCGGCTTACCTGCACGCCGCCTGCCTCGCAGTATGGGCCTTCTGCGCCCTGCTCGCTGCCGTGGACCTGGCCTTCCGCGACGAGTTCGCTTCCAGCTACCTGAACGGGACAGTATGTACTTACGTGTTCCCGGCCCAGGCCGCCGATGGCTGGAAATTGGCATTGCGCCTGACTCATCAGGTCCTGGGCTTCTGCTTGCCCGTGGCCGTCATGATGTACTGTTACGGCAGCATCTTCAGGACCGTATGCGGCGTTCAGCTGGCCGAAAGGCAGAGAACGCTGCGAGTGGTGGTGGCGGTGGTCACCGTCTTCCTGGGTTGCTGGACGCCCTACCACGTCGTGTTATTTCTCGACACCCTGCAGGGACTCGGGGCGCTGACAAGCACCTGCGGCCTAATCGGCGCGCTCGACGTCGGCCGCCCCGTCACCCAGGGCCTGGGCCTGGCGCACTCGTGCCTCAACCCGTTAATCTATGCCCTAATCGGAGTGCGGTTCCGGCGGGAGGCGGCGCGGGTTCTGGCCCGGATCGGTTGTCCCTGCGCCCGGGACGGAGACCGAGGGGCGAGGCAGGGGACCCGCGGCAAGAGGGGCTCGTCCGGCATTTCCGGCTCCGAGACCTCGACCACTTACTCGGCTCTGTGGTAG
- the LOC140201622 gene encoding fish-egg lectin-like, giving the protein MCGCCTGLSGSLCFLRTSCCVRQLPQCSRDSVLLVAMALLTFTSLILLLQPSVATALICTRVSGRMRQIDASNGQVYGVGLNNRGYTWVGGHWMLLAETGALAHISVGPAGVWAVGTGQELYRMVEGRWAILAGLLSQVDTGGNQIVVGVDSERQVFCSNRRAAISAGNFSGPAYSQLPGRLRYYSCGPRTCWGIAASGTTQVRLGVRPQHCVGSRWRRVPSSMVMVEVASDGSVYAVDSSGEVFRRAGIAHSNLVGTHWKRVHILGRRFRHVTADLGALWLIERNFNVVHCR; this is encoded by the exons ATGTGCGGCTGCTGCACAGGGTTGTCCGGTTCCCTCTGCTTCCTGCGCACTAGCTGCTGTGTCAGACAGCTGCCCCAGTGTTCAAGGGATAGCGTATTGCTGGTGGCCATGGCCCTCTTAACTTTCACCTCTCTCATCCTCCTGTTACAGCCATCCGTCGCCACTG cCCTGATCTGTACCAGGGTCTCAGGACGCATGAGGCAGATCGATGCCAGCAATGGGCAGGTGTACGGCGTGGGGCTAAACAACAGGGGATACACGTGGGTGGGGGGCCACTGGATGCTCCTCGCTGAAACCGGAGCCCTAGCCCACATATCGGTGGGCCCAGCCGGAGTCTGGGCTGTGGGCACTGGCCAGGAACTATACCGGATGGTGGAGGGGCGATGGGCGATACTGGCAG ggctgCTGTCCCAGGTGGACACGGGCGGTAACCAGATTGTGGTGGGGGTGGACAGTGAGCGCCAAGTCTTCTGCTCCAACCGACGTGCCGCCATCTCCGCCGGCAATTTCTCGGGACCCGCATATTCGCAGCTGCCGGGCCGCCTCCGCTACTACTCGTGCGGCCCCCGCACCTGCTGGGGCATCGCTGCCTCAGGGACCACCCAGGTGCGGCTGGGGGTCCGCCCCCAGCACTGCGTGGGGAGCCGCTGGCGTCGCGTCCCCTCCAGCATGGTCATGGTCGAGGTTGCATCGGACGGCAGTGTCTACGCCGTGGACAGCTCGGGCGAAGTCTTCCGCAG AGCTGGGATAGCTCATTCTAACCTGGTGGGAACCCACTGGAAGAGGGTGCACATCCTGGGGAGAAGATTCCGGCACGTGACGGCCGACCTGGGAGCTCTCTGGCTGATCGAGAGGAACTTTAACGTCGTACATTGTCGCTGA